A genomic stretch from Oleomonas cavernae includes:
- a CDS encoding sulfatase-like hydrolase/transferase: MADTGFGGGNGDKPRGLTRKEFLLGASALAGLAGCREEVARGKTAAAPAPAIHRGRRHNILMILTDQERADVDLPATLSLPHHERLRARSVNFTNYHVTTAPCSPSRSVIYTGRHTKYTRVLGNPGTTLPAELDTSISTIGTMLREQGYYTAYKGKWHLSPLYVILDTQLFAYPTKTDALEPFGFSDYSVMGDRLGGVWDGFIHDREIAGEAVQWLHGKARSLGDDQPWFLAVNLVNPHDMMFFDAGGEQRATQTLPDLLQPLREAPGLWPYTEDLAVALPRSHHADDLSTKPWAHRAFREINNTVFGRIGDEAAWARAQNYYFNCIRDVDQYVGVVLDALAAAGLADNTIVLLSSDHGEMAGAHGLREKGPCIYKENVRVPLIVHHPDIAAGRDTAALGSALDLAPTILSMAGLEDGERRSRYPDLKGIDLSPAIGTVGGKSARDDRGMLFYFGVGIWADPPFAKQALASFREGGMPQVYVDAILSGQLGPSLRSRALFRGLYDGRYKFARYFGGEEHNTPADLGALLRDNDVELYDTQADPDELVNLAVNPEPHRDLLTRLNAATNAAVLAELSDGDKDDGSEFD, encoded by the coding sequence ATGGCGGACACCGGCTTTGGCGGCGGCAACGGCGACAAGCCGCGTGGCCTTACCCGCAAGGAATTCCTGCTGGGTGCCAGCGCCCTGGCCGGACTGGCCGGCTGCCGCGAGGAGGTGGCGCGGGGCAAAACCGCCGCTGCGCCCGCGCCGGCGATCCATCGGGGCCGGCGGCACAACATCCTGATGATCCTGACCGATCAGGAGCGCGCCGATGTCGACCTGCCGGCGACCCTGTCGCTGCCCCATCACGAGCGGCTGCGCGCGCGGTCGGTGAACTTCACCAATTACCATGTCACCACCGCGCCCTGTTCGCCCTCGCGCTCGGTCATCTATACCGGGCGCCATACCAAATACACCCGCGTGCTGGGCAATCCCGGCACGACCCTGCCGGCGGAACTCGACACCTCGATCAGCACCATCGGCACCATGCTGCGCGAACAGGGTTACTACACCGCCTATAAGGGCAAGTGGCACCTCTCACCGCTCTACGTCATCCTCGATACGCAACTGTTCGCCTACCCGACCAAGACCGATGCCCTGGAGCCGTTCGGCTTCTCCGACTATTCGGTGATGGGCGACCGCCTGGGCGGGGTCTGGGACGGTTTCATCCACGACCGCGAGATTGCCGGCGAGGCCGTGCAGTGGCTGCACGGCAAGGCCAGGTCCCTGGGCGACGACCAGCCCTGGTTCCTGGCCGTCAACCTGGTCAACCCGCACGACATGATGTTCTTCGACGCCGGCGGCGAACAGCGGGCGACCCAGACCCTGCCCGACCTGCTTCAGCCGCTGCGGGAGGCCCCTGGCCTGTGGCCCTATACGGAAGATCTTGCCGTCGCCCTGCCGCGCAGCCACCACGCGGATGACCTGTCGACCAAGCCCTGGGCACACCGGGCGTTCCGCGAAATCAACAATACCGTGTTCGGCCGGATCGGCGACGAGGCGGCCTGGGCCCGCGCGCAGAACTACTATTTCAACTGCATCCGCGACGTCGACCAGTATGTCGGCGTGGTGCTGGACGCGCTGGCCGCCGCTGGCCTCGCCGACAACACGATCGTGTTGCTGTCGTCCGATCATGGCGAGATGGCCGGCGCCCATGGCCTGCGCGAGAAGGGCCCCTGCATCTACAAGGAAAATGTGCGCGTGCCCCTGATCGTCCATCACCCGGACATCGCGGCGGGGCGCGACACCGCGGCCCTGGGCAGTGCCCTGGATCTCGCCCCCACGATCCTGAGCATGGCCGGCCTGGAAGACGGCGAGCGCCGTTCGCGCTATCCCGACCTCAAGGGCATCGACCTGTCGCCGGCGATCGGCACGGTTGGCGGGAAATCCGCGCGCGACGACCGCGGCATGCTGTTCTATTTCGGCGTCGGCATCTGGGCCGATCCGCCGTTCGCCAAGCAGGCCCTGGCGTCATTCCGCGAGGGCGGCATGCCGCAGGTCTATGTCGATGCCATCCTGTCGGGGCAACTGGGCCCGTCGCTGCGCAGCCGGGCGCTGTTCCGCGGCCTCTACGACGGCCGCTACAAGTTCGCCCGCTATTTCGGCGGCGAGGAGCACAACACGCCGGCCGATCTCGGCGCGCTGCTCCGCGACAACGACGTGGAACTCTACGATACCCAGGCCGATCCGGACGAATTGGTCAACCTGGCGGTGAACCCTGAACCGCATCGCGACCTGCTCACCCGCCTGAACGCGGCGACCAATGCCGCTGTCCTCGCCGAACTGTCGGACGGCGACAAGGACGACGGCTCGGAATTCGATTGA
- a CDS encoding TauD/TfdA dioxygenase family protein, which produces MYAAYDGLSDAIKQQIEGRTAVHGTEFFRRELRLRGLPEELFDEARKRFPLAEHPVVRTHPETGRRGLYVNRAFTEHIVGMERAESDALLEHLYIQAKAPEYQCRFRWRQNSIAFWDNRACQHYAVSDYWPQVRRVERVTVVGDKPY; this is translated from the coding sequence ATGTATGCGGCCTATGACGGCCTCAGCGACGCGATCAAGCAGCAGATCGAAGGCCGCACCGCCGTCCACGGCACGGAATTCTTCCGCCGGGAATTGCGCCTGCGCGGCCTGCCCGAGGAACTGTTCGACGAGGCACGCAAGCGGTTCCCCCTGGCCGAGCATCCGGTGGTCAGGACCCATCCCGAGACCGGGCGCCGGGGCCTCTACGTCAACCGGGCCTTCACCGAGCATATCGTCGGCATGGAACGGGCCGAATCCGACGCCCTGCTCGAACATCTCTACATCCAGGCCAAAGCCCCGGAATATCAATGCCGTTTCCGCTGGCGCCAGAACTCGATCGCCTTCTGGGACAATCGCGCCTGCCAGCACTATGCGGTGTCGGACTACTGGCCGCAGGTGAGACGGGTGGAGCGGGTGACCGTGGTCGGCGACAAGCCCTATTGA
- a CDS encoding TauD/TfdA dioxygenase family protein → MTEQLARLDALPFRLMPMTPTIGAEIDGIDLREALSDAVIAGLRAALLDRKVLFFRDQDITTEQHLAFARRFGALEVHPFAPCKPGYPEVLAITHDESNPGRENEWHSDVTWRLEPSLGSILRGIEMPPVGGDTLFLRHVCGL, encoded by the coding sequence GTGACCGAGCAGCTAGCCAGGCTGGACGCCTTGCCATTTCGCCTGATGCCCATGACCCCCACCATCGGGGCGGAGATCGACGGCATCGACCTGCGGGAGGCGCTTTCCGACGCGGTCATTGCCGGCCTGCGCGCCGCGCTGCTGGACCGCAAGGTCCTGTTCTTCCGCGACCAGGATATCACCACCGAGCAGCATCTGGCCTTTGCCCGCCGCTTCGGCGCGTTGGAAGTACACCCCTTCGCCCCCTGCAAGCCGGGCTATCCGGAAGTTCTCGCCATCACCCATGACGAGAGCAACCCCGGCCGCGAGAACGAATGGCACAGCGACGTCACCTGGCGCCTGGAGCCGTCCCTGGGTTCCATCCTGCGCGGCATCGAAATGCCCCCCGTCGGCGGCGACACGCTGTTTTTGCGACATGTATGCGGCCTATGA
- a CDS encoding VOC family protein, producing the protein MHAAQNMAPERTSALPPTARERGVIAPQMLAHVVLRTAQYKRMVAWYQTVLNAQISFANQRITFMTYDGEHHRVAIANMPVVGRRAKHRAGVDHIAFTYASLGDLLETHARLKREGIDPAWCINHGPTTSLYYEDPDGGFIELQVDNFDSIEALTQWAMKGDFENNPIGTPFDPSALRARLMAGESEDVLKRRIEIGPQDGSSAPRAYFGTFIYGLVQLAKRLGVKT; encoded by the coding sequence ATGCACGCTGCCCAAAACATGGCGCCCGAGCGCACCTCCGCCCTGCCGCCCACGGCACGCGAGCGTGGCGTGATCGCGCCGCAGATGCTGGCCCATGTCGTCCTGCGCACGGCCCAGTACAAACGCATGGTCGCCTGGTACCAGACGGTGCTGAATGCCCAGATCAGCTTCGCCAACCAGCGCATCACCTTCATGACCTATGACGGCGAACACCACCGCGTCGCCATCGCCAACATGCCCGTGGTCGGGCGCCGGGCCAAGCACCGCGCCGGCGTCGATCACATCGCCTTCACCTATGCCAGCCTGGGCGACCTGCTCGAAACCCATGCCAGGCTGAAGCGCGAGGGGATCGACCCTGCCTGGTGCATCAACCACGGGCCGACCACGTCGCTCTACTACGAGGACCCCGACGGCGGCTTCATCGAGTTGCAGGTGGACAATTTCGACTCGATCGAAGCCCTGACCCAATGGGCCATGAAGGGCGACTTCGAGAACAATCCGATCGGCACGCCCTTCGACCCTTCCGCCTTGCGGGCGCGGTTGATGGCCGGGGAATCCGAAGACGTGCTGAAGCGGCGGATCGAGATCGGCCCTCAGGACGGCAGTTCGGCACCGCGCGCCTATTTCGGCACCTTCATCTATGGCCTGGTCCAGCTCGCCAAGCGCCTCGGCGTCAAGACCTGA
- a CDS encoding DUF1302 domain-containing protein has protein sequence MTSTIPAARRRGLKLSPASCVSAAAMAALLLGTSALAYEFEMGDELTGTIITTLSVGAQMRMADRDPRNVGYSNGGRMTTSDSDDGNLNYDKYDLTSQVTTITSEMRLKWRNYFGVLSGTAFFDSIAANNDLAVNGPPERPYRGEYSPEAKDYAAWDAEFREYYVGGNFSLFDRTLTVKAGSQILNWGEAFFTLNGISVINAFDVNKVLSPGAELKDALIPTPMIDVTYEVAEGLTAEAFYTLDFEAVRLPACGAFLSFNDNICRGAEGTSAQTDYGDTRAYTVGRDDFADYDTPPYPYGSGPQAVSVGIPILTDDETSGGSFGASLRYFSPDLNNTEFQFYYANYRSTLPGLYFKAPETYANGTGELNLTQAVPGLLNTIVTKLGVEQQELVVAALKALDPTLQLTGDLLTDLTDPVVSPLLAQLLDPSVGTLPRSVVFENMDGSAIYKYYPDNVQMLGFAFSTTESSTGIAINGELSFKHGVPVIVSGPLFLTQALNQLGGVPLDNAAYGAQLGFGPITGSNFGIAPYIEGPGGEFDGQQIPGRVIYGSELHNVWQAALRFTKIFGGTDLLARVTGANSIIGLVEFGGIHVDLNEGTPYAAYGQTGFTDFYARSLTVAGMPLTQPVEATSQGFPFVPTGHTPSQWSGGVQGIFFFEYPDLIGDMTVTPSIAFSTGLFGITPTPLPGFVKGMTSLMFSVKTDITQQFSVTANFLKSFGAGGGYSGSRNPFIDRDFVGVVATYQF, from the coding sequence ATGACGTCGACGATTCCTGCCGCGCGCCGGCGCGGCCTCAAGCTGTCGCCCGCCTCCTGCGTGAGCGCCGCCGCCATGGCGGCCCTGCTCCTGGGGACGAGCGCCCTGGCCTATGAGTTCGAGATGGGCGACGAACTGACCGGCACCATCATCACCACCCTGTCGGTCGGCGCGCAGATGCGCATGGCCGACCGCGACCCCCGGAATGTCGGCTATTCCAACGGCGGGCGGATGACCACGTCGGACAGCGACGACGGCAACCTGAACTACGACAAGTACGACCTGACCTCGCAGGTTACCACGATCACCTCGGAGATGCGCCTGAAGTGGCGCAACTATTTCGGCGTGCTCAGCGGCACGGCCTTCTTCGATTCGATTGCCGCCAACAACGACCTGGCCGTCAACGGCCCGCCGGAGCGGCCCTATCGCGGCGAATATTCGCCCGAAGCCAAGGACTACGCGGCCTGGGACGCCGAATTCCGGGAATACTATGTCGGCGGCAATTTCTCGCTCTTCGACCGCACCCTCACGGTCAAGGCCGGCAGCCAGATCCTGAACTGGGGCGAGGCGTTCTTCACCCTGAACGGCATCTCGGTCATCAATGCCTTCGACGTGAACAAGGTGCTGAGCCCGGGGGCGGAGCTGAAGGACGCCCTGATCCCCACCCCCATGATCGATGTCACCTATGAGGTGGCCGAGGGGCTTACGGCCGAGGCCTTCTACACCCTGGACTTCGAGGCCGTGAGGCTGCCCGCCTGCGGTGCCTTTCTCAGCTTCAACGACAATATCTGCCGCGGGGCGGAGGGGACCTCGGCCCAGACGGACTACGGCGATACCCGTGCCTATACCGTGGGCCGCGACGATTTTGCCGACTACGATACGCCGCCTTATCCCTACGGCAGCGGCCCGCAGGCGGTTTCCGTCGGCATCCCGATCCTCACCGACGACGAAACCTCGGGCGGCAGCTTCGGTGCCTCCTTGCGCTATTTCTCGCCCGACCTGAACAACACGGAATTCCAGTTCTACTATGCCAATTACCGCAGCACGCTGCCGGGGCTCTATTTCAAGGCCCCGGAAACCTATGCCAACGGCACCGGCGAGCTGAACCTCACCCAGGCCGTGCCCGGCCTGCTGAACACGATCGTGACGAAACTGGGCGTGGAGCAGCAGGAACTGGTCGTTGCCGCGCTGAAGGCCCTCGACCCCACGCTGCAACTGACCGGGGATCTGCTGACCGACCTGACGGACCCGGTGGTCTCGCCCCTGCTGGCCCAGCTTCTCGATCCCAGCGTGGGCACCTTGCCGCGCAGCGTGGTGTTCGAGAACATGGACGGCAGCGCCATCTACAAATACTACCCCGACAATGTGCAGATGCTGGGCTTTGCCTTCAGCACCACGGAAAGCTCCACGGGCATCGCCATCAACGGCGAGTTGTCCTTCAAGCACGGCGTGCCGGTCATCGTCTCCGGCCCGCTGTTCCTGACCCAGGCGCTCAATCAGTTGGGCGGCGTGCCGCTCGACAATGCCGCCTACGGCGCGCAACTGGGCTTCGGGCCGATAACCGGCAGCAATTTCGGCATCGCCCCCTATATCGAAGGGCCGGGCGGCGAGTTCGACGGCCAGCAGATTCCCGGCCGCGTCATCTATGGCAGCGAGCTTCACAATGTCTGGCAGGCGGCGCTGCGCTTCACCAAGATCTTTGGCGGCACCGACCTGCTGGCCCGCGTAACCGGGGCGAACTCGATCATCGGCCTGGTCGAGTTCGGCGGCATCCACGTCGACCTGAACGAGGGCACGCCCTATGCGGCCTATGGTCAGACCGGCTTTACCGATTTCTATGCCCGCTCGCTGACGGTTGCCGGCATGCCCCTGACCCAGCCGGTGGAGGCGACCTCCCAAGGCTTTCCCTTCGTGCCGACCGGCCACACCCCGTCGCAATGGTCGGGCGGTGTGCAGGGCATCTTCTTCTTCGAGTATCCCGACCTGATCGGCGACATGACGGTAACCCCGTCGATTGCCTTCTCGACCGGCCTGTTCGGCATCACGCCGACGCCGCTGCCCGGCTTCGTCAAGGGCATGACCTCGCTGATGTTCAGCGTGAAGACGGATATCACCCAGCAATTCTCGGTGACCGCCAATTTCCTGAAATCCTTCGGCGCCGGCGGCGGTTACAGCGGCTCGCGCAACCCGTTCATCGACCGTGATTTCGTCGGCGTGGTCGCCACCTACCAGTTTTGA
- a CDS encoding DUF1329 domain-containing protein — translation MKAVAVTLAGLLALAVVGGAQAKVSQAEADRLDKDLTPLGGIRAGNADGSIPAWDGGLTAPPTSYVPGKHMTNPYPDDKPKFTITGANAEQYKDRLTAGQQAMLKLYATYRLPVYQTRRSCALPERVYEANKKNAVTATMTEDNNGLNDALLGNPFPIPKSGVEVIWNHRLHYRGFKFRRYFAAALVARDGAYDTVKGRDFGIIHYSGPGLSEVGDVSDIKQLNNIFVSYLNFITYPPKAAGTILLVLDTINAKELPRQAWLYNPGTRRVIKAPNVAYDNPAPQTDGLAPADTFDMYNGATDRYTFDLKPMREIYMGYNAYELTSPAHKYKELLTPNHLNQDFARYELHRAFVVDARLKEGTRHSYGRRTFFVDEDGFNISLVDAYDTRGSLWRMQDGPIINYYEVPFCSSALEINHDLQSGKYVVFGLKGEEKPVESKPTGIDNSMFTPDAIRRLGAQ, via the coding sequence ATGAAGGCGGTGGCGGTAACGCTGGCCGGGCTATTGGCCTTGGCTGTTGTGGGCGGCGCACAGGCGAAGGTTTCGCAGGCCGAGGCCGACCGGCTGGACAAGGACCTGACGCCCCTGGGCGGCATCCGCGCGGGGAACGCCGACGGCTCGATCCCGGCCTGGGACGGCGGCCTGACCGCGCCGCCGACGAGTTATGTGCCGGGCAAGCACATGACCAATCCCTACCCGGACGACAAGCCGAAGTTCACCATCACCGGGGCCAATGCCGAACAGTACAAGGACAGACTGACGGCGGGCCAGCAGGCCATGCTGAAGCTCTATGCGACCTACAGGCTGCCGGTCTACCAGACCAGGCGCTCGTGCGCCCTGCCCGAGCGGGTCTACGAGGCCAACAAGAAGAACGCCGTCACGGCGACCATGACCGAGGACAACAACGGCCTGAACGATGCCCTGCTGGGCAACCCGTTCCCGATCCCGAAATCGGGTGTCGAGGTGATCTGGAATCACCGGCTGCACTACCGCGGCTTCAAGTTCCGCCGCTATTTCGCGGCCGCCCTGGTCGCCCGTGACGGCGCCTATGACACGGTGAAGGGCCGGGATTTCGGCATCATCCATTACTCGGGGCCGGGCCTGAGCGAGGTGGGTGACGTCAGCGATATCAAGCAGCTCAACAATATCTTCGTCTCCTACCTCAACTTCATCACCTATCCGCCCAAGGCGGCGGGGACCATCCTGCTGGTGCTCGACACCATCAATGCCAAGGAACTGCCGCGCCAGGCCTGGCTCTACAACCCGGGCACCCGCCGCGTCATCAAGGCGCCCAATGTCGCCTACGACAACCCGGCGCCGCAGACCGACGGCCTGGCCCCGGCCGATACCTTCGACATGTATAACGGCGCGACAGACCGCTACACCTTCGACCTGAAGCCGATGCGCGAGATCTACATGGGTTACAACGCCTATGAGCTGACCTCGCCCGCGCACAAGTACAAGGAACTGCTGACGCCCAATCACCTGAACCAGGATTTTGCCCGTTACGAGCTGCACCGGGCTTTCGTGGTCGATGCCAGGCTGAAGGAAGGGACGCGCCACAGCTATGGCCGGCGCACCTTCTTCGTCGACGAGGACGGCTTCAACATCTCGCTGGTCGATGCCTATGACACCCGCGGCTCGCTGTGGCGCATGCAGGACGGCCCGATCATCAACTACTACGAGGTGCCGTTCTGCTCGTCGGCGCTCGAGATCAATCACGACCTGCAATCAGGCAAATACGTGGTGTTCGGCCTCAAGGGCGAGGAAAAGCCCGTCGAGAGCAAACCGACAGGCATCGACAATTCCATGTTCACGCCGGACGCCATCAGGCGCCTGGGCGCGCAATAG
- a CDS encoding cytochrome P450: MRGDLPAGREEAPFDPLSADIRRCPHPHYDRLNARPVTALPDHPNFYLVSGYDTVVDVLMDPGTYDGQPFPGSEVPIMSAMRPEPHARVRGAVQSIFTRKALEQLTPYIEAVVRRRTDELLRQGRGDLMALWANPIPLSVIARMFGFPDGEADLARLHRYGDAAIRLAIPYGGPGRPLPKGLRARWRQIVGLGRAIPSLLRLLFLMPASERRPQGRFPNPMADKPGYPRTGLPHHPELAHLAIDFQVEVLKIFKQRLARPGNEVADLLIPPFQRGELSLRETLGAAQQILVAGYETTANTLASAIYRLAQDPGLLTFLKADATRIETFVEELLRLDAPLQRTLRRTTRPVTLAGVDLPENAQLIVMLGAANVDGARFDCPHQFDPERKLASRHLAFGRGIHICLGAQLARLEVRLALTELLGRIDGVGLDPANPPERVVDKDIGMWGFARLPVTIVPKAS, translated from the coding sequence ATGAGGGGAGATCTGCCGGCCGGCCGCGAGGAGGCGCCCTTCGACCCGTTGAGCGCCGACATCCGGCGTTGCCCTCACCCGCACTACGACCGGCTCAACGCCCGGCCGGTGACGGCCCTGCCGGACCACCCGAACTTCTACCTCGTGAGCGGTTACGACACGGTCGTCGACGTGCTGATGGACCCCGGCACCTATGACGGCCAGCCCTTTCCGGGCAGCGAGGTGCCGATCATGTCGGCGATGAGGCCGGAACCGCATGCCCGCGTGCGCGGCGCCGTCCAGTCCATCTTCACCAGGAAAGCCCTGGAACAACTGACGCCCTATATCGAGGCGGTGGTCCGCCGCCGCACCGACGAGTTGCTGCGGCAGGGACGCGGCGACCTCATGGCCCTGTGGGCCAACCCGATTCCGCTGAGCGTGATCGCCCGGATGTTCGGTTTCCCCGATGGCGAGGCCGACCTGGCCCGCCTGCACCGCTATGGCGATGCCGCGATCCGCCTTGCCATCCCCTACGGCGGGCCGGGCCGGCCCCTGCCCAAGGGCCTGCGGGCACGCTGGCGCCAGATCGTCGGGCTGGGGCGGGCGATTCCTTCGCTGCTGCGCCTGCTGTTCCTGATGCCCGCCTCGGAACGCCGGCCCCAGGGCAGGTTTCCCAACCCGATGGCCGACAAGCCCGGCTATCCGCGCACGGGCCTGCCCCATCATCCCGAACTCGCCCACCTGGCGATCGATTTCCAGGTCGAGGTGCTGAAGATCTTCAAGCAGCGCCTGGCCAGGCCGGGCAACGAGGTCGCGGACCTGCTGATCCCGCCGTTCCAGCGCGGGGAATTGAGCCTGCGCGAGACGCTGGGCGCGGCGCAGCAGATCCTGGTGGCCGGCTACGAGACCACCGCCAACACCCTGGCCAGCGCGATCTACCGGCTGGCCCAGGATCCCGGCCTTCTCACCTTCCTCAAGGCCGATGCAACCCGCATCGAGACATTCGTCGAGGAACTGCTGCGCCTGGATGCACCGCTCCAGCGCACCCTGCGCCGGACGACGCGCCCGGTAACGCTGGCCGGCGTCGACCTGCCCGAAAACGCGCAACTGATCGTCATGCTGGGCGCCGCCAATGTCGACGGCGCCCGCTTCGACTGCCCGCACCAGTTCGATCCCGAACGCAAGCTGGCCAGCCGCCACCTGGCCTTCGGGCGCGGCATCCACATCTGCCTGGGCGCGCAACTGGCGCGGCTGGAGGTCAGGCTGGCCCTGACCGAATTGCTGGGCCGGATCGACGGCGTCGGCCTCGACCCGGCGAACCCGCCGGAACGGGTGGTCGACAAGGATATCGGCATGTGGGGCTTCGCCCGCCTGCCGGTCACGATCGTGCCCAAGGCCAGTTGA
- a CDS encoding fumarylacetoacetate hydrolase family protein, with protein MKLSSLLIGDRTRLCALTADHKAMIDLDAAAQALHGAAEPIYASLLALIEAGPAGLDKARALHETADDQRPEAAMLPLEGLCFAPPLTPPRMLCFSVYDKHIKRAFEAAVTMRTGRGFGGLVKRLNLLKVPKRFYQRPLYYKGNHLSVSGHDQPVQWPHYTKLMDYELELGVVLWNRGKNIKANDAASHIFGYTCFNDFSARDVLMQEIMRGVGPVKGKDFDTGNAMGPWVVTADEIPDPYDLKMEVRVNGEVRGRSSTSHMCHPIQRMIEVASDEELIVPGTFFGTGAADHGCGIEDLRFLEPDDVVEIELERIGTLRNRVVKPS; from the coding sequence ATGAAGCTTTCCAGCCTGCTGATCGGTGATCGGACCCGCCTGTGCGCCTTGACCGCCGACCACAAGGCGATGATCGACCTCGATGCCGCGGCGCAGGCCCTGCACGGCGCCGCCGAGCCGATCTACGCCTCCCTGCTGGCCCTGATCGAAGCCGGGCCGGCGGGCCTCGACAAGGCGCGGGCGCTGCACGAGACCGCGGACGACCAGCGCCCCGAGGCCGCCATGCTGCCGCTGGAAGGGCTTTGCTTCGCGCCGCCGTTGACCCCGCCGCGCATGCTGTGCTTCAGCGTCTACGACAAGCATATCAAGCGGGCCTTCGAGGCGGCGGTGACCATGCGCACCGGGCGCGGGTTCGGCGGCCTGGTCAAGCGGCTGAACCTGCTGAAGGTGCCCAAGCGCTTCTATCAGCGGCCGCTCTACTACAAGGGCAACCACCTCTCGGTCAGCGGCCACGACCAGCCGGTGCAGTGGCCGCACTACACCAAGCTGATGGATTACGAGCTCGAACTGGGCGTGGTGCTGTGGAACCGGGGCAAGAACATCAAGGCCAACGATGCCGCGAGCCATATCTTCGGTTACACCTGCTTTAACGACTTTTCCGCCCGCGACGTGCTGATGCAGGAGATCATGCGCGGCGTCGGGCCGGTGAAGGGCAAGGATTTCGACACCGGCAACGCCATGGGGCCATGGGTCGTCACCGCCGACGAAATTCCCGACCCCTACGACCTGAAGATGGAGGTGCGGGTCAATGGCGAGGTGCGCGGCCGTTCGTCCACCAGCCACATGTGCCATCCCATCCAGCGCATGATCGAAGTCGCCTCGGACGAGGAATTGATCGTCCCCGGCACCTTCTTCGGCACCGGGGCCGCCGATCACGGCTGCGGCATCGAGGATTTGCGCTTCCTCGAACCCGATGACGTGGTGGAGATCGAATTGGAGCGGATCGGCACCCTGCGCAACCGCGTGGTGAAGCCGTCATGA
- a CDS encoding zinc-binding dehydrogenase, with the protein MKGIVLDAGGQHGQFVPRADLPQPLPRADEIVIRLAGTSVNPIETMMRDNYGEALFKWLRRRGPRLLGLEGAGHVTAIGKDVTGFALGDPVMAVTMPYLGGFHAQAAAVPARFACKIPRGVSMAEACVLPYAGMTAMAVLAACGLDAKTAAGRRILVHGGSGGVGSLLVQIFHAWGAWVATTCSAGNTDFVRSLGADRAIDYRAEHFNEVLKDLDLVVNTVAPKGERLEEAPHLSVLRRGGTYVSLISPTLTLADRLGAPVGLAASVAWMGVARLRWRLAAGKHHHWVYMRPSGEQLARLGGWVASGMVRPVIGSTVPLEAVDRAFAQVGQAPARGKILIAIDPAAMIGEAAA; encoded by the coding sequence ATGAAAGGCATCGTCCTCGACGCCGGCGGGCAACACGGCCAGTTCGTCCCCCGCGCCGACCTGCCCCAGCCGCTGCCCCGGGCCGACGAGATCGTCATCCGCCTGGCCGGCACCTCGGTCAACCCGATCGAAACCATGATGCGCGACAACTATGGCGAAGCGCTGTTCAAGTGGCTGCGTCGCCGCGGCCCGCGCCTCCTGGGGCTGGAGGGGGCGGGCCACGTCACGGCAATCGGCAAGGACGTGACCGGCTTTGCCCTCGGCGATCCGGTCATGGCGGTCACCATGCCGTATCTCGGCGGGTTTCACGCCCAGGCCGCGGCGGTGCCCGCGCGCTTCGCCTGCAAGATCCCGCGCGGCGTCTCGATGGCCGAGGCTTGCGTCCTGCCCTACGCCGGCATGACGGCCATGGCCGTCCTCGCCGCCTGCGGCCTCGATGCCAAGACGGCGGCGGGGCGCCGCATCCTGGTCCATGGCGGCTCGGGCGGGGTGGGCTCGCTCCTGGTACAGATTTTCCATGCCTGGGGCGCCTGGGTCGCCACCACCTGCAGCGCCGGCAACACGGATTTCGTCCGAAGCCTGGGGGCGGACCGCGCCATCGACTACCGGGCGGAGCACTTCAACGAGGTGCTGAAGGATCTGGACCTGGTGGTCAACACCGTGGCCCCCAAGGGCGAGCGCCTGGAAGAGGCCCCGCACCTGTCGGTCCTGCGCCGCGGCGGCACCTATGTCAGCCTGATTTCGCCCACCCTGACCCTGGCCGATCGCCTGGGCGCGCCCGTCGGGCTTGCCGCGTCGGTGGCCTGGATGGGCGTGGCCCGGCTGCGCTGGCGCCTGGCCGCCGGCAAGCATCATCACTGGGTCTACATGCGTCCCTCGGGTGAACAGCTTGCCCGGCTGGGCGGCTGGGTCGCCAGCGGCATGGTGCGCCCGGTGATCGGCAGCACGGTGCCGCTCGAGGCCGTCGACCGTGCCTTTGCCCAGGTCGGGCAGGCCCCCGCCCGCGGCAAGATCCTGATCGCGATCGATCCGGCCGCCATGATCGGCGAGGCGGCGGCATGA